A genome region from Anopheles stephensi strain Indian chromosome 2, UCI_ANSTEP_V1.0, whole genome shotgun sequence includes the following:
- the LOC118507626 gene encoding flavin reductase (NADPH), translated as MQKIVFFGGTGMTGQCAVRYALKKGLTVRLLVRNEATVPEDFKAKVELVKGDVTNVEDVKKAVAGQELVCVVLGTRNDLKPTTAMSDGMTNIITAMKEASLKRFSVCLSSFLFMEPEKVPAIFVNINGEHRRMLEAVKGCGLEYRAVLPPHIADEPQAKFDTAYDKSPGQSRSISKLDLGQFLVDCLFEEAHAGKVIGICTIK; from the exons atgcaaaaaattGTGTTCTTTGGCGGTACCGGCATGACCGGCCAATGTGCAGTTCGATACGCCCTGAAGAAAG GTTTAACCGTCCGATTGCTGGTGCGCAACGAAGCGACCGTTCCGGAAGATTTCAAAGCAAAGGTCGAACTGGTCAAGGGTGATGTAACGAACGTGGAGGACGTGAAGAAGGCCGTTGCCGGTCAGGAGCTGGTGTGCGTGGTGCTCGGTACGCGCAACGATCTCAAACCAACCACGGCCATGTCGGACGGCATGACGAACATTATCACAGCCATGAAGGAAGCATCGCTGAAACGCTTTTCCGTCTGTCTGTCCTCGTTCCTGTTCATGGAACCGGAAAAGGTACCGGCGATTTTTGTCAACATTAACGGAGAGCACCGACGCATGCTGGAAGCGGTGAAGGGATGTGGTTTGGAGTATCGGGCCGTACTGCCGCCGCACATTGCCGACGAGCCGCAGGCAAAGTTTGACACCGCGTACGACAAATCGCCCGGCCAGTCGAGGTCCATCTCGAAGCTCGATCTTGGCCAGTTTCTGGTGGATTGTCTGTTCGAGGAGGCGCACGCGGGCAAGGTTATCGGCATTTGTACGATTAAGTGA
- the LOC118507631 gene encoding uncharacterized protein LOC118507631, with amino-acid sequence MSELEKLEEALGHLIECAKDADGVVYDEESSTTDPSNVPEKSTRVKVLTQATEKLTESLAILHEFEMLMHDKISSLYVISNELVLNSLLLQEQKGELKELGKKLKDIAGKWYLAAEPIANTMETL; translated from the exons ATGTCCGAACTCGAGAAACTGGAGGAAGCCCTGGGCCATCTTATCGAGTGTGCCAAAGACGCTGATGGTGTGGTGTACGATGAAGAATCCTCGACCACCGATCCATCCAACGTGCCGGAAAAGTCGACCAGGGTGAAGGTGCTAACACAGGCCACCGAGAAGCTGACCGAGTCGTTGGCCATTTTGCATGAGTTCGAAATGCTGATGCACGATAAAATAT CATCCCTGTACGTCATCTCCAACGAACTGGTGCTCAACTCGTTGCTCCTGCAGGAACAGAAGGGCGAGCTGAAAGAGCTCGGAAAAAAGCTGAAAGACATCGCGGGGAAATGGTACCTGGCCGCGGAACCTATTGCTAACACGATGGAAACTCTCTAA